In Betta splendens chromosome 19, fBetSpl5.4, whole genome shotgun sequence, the following proteins share a genomic window:
- the g6pc3 gene encoding glucose-6-phosphatase 3: MEAVYVHGIWMAESLQQRTRSHETFWQVVTHMGDPKAAFLLVFPFTYFISRRTGVAVLWIAAISEWLNLVFKWLLFGERPFWWIGESRLFVNNQPKVHQFSSTCETGPGSPSGHAMVTAAVWWVVVSSLGSLMYSRTRSVVVSSAPYLFYVAMLVVVGISRVFILAHFPHQVIAGSITGTFLGIVLSQRAPEGRPLLFFFSFSIGLLLSALILHAGLQQLGIDVSWSIALAKKWCSHSEWIRLDTAPFSSLTRDCGALLGLGLAQYWKPGGWSLPWAPRALSLAISSMGLYHVNRLPLPVRPQGLFYVLFFVKFVIVPQIVMVLVPGLVHLFTHKKKKE; this comes from the exons ATGGAGGCCGTGTATGTTCACGGCATATGGATGGCAGAGAGTCTTCAGCAGAGGACGAGGAGTCATGAGACTTTCTGGCAGGTTGTCACACATATGGGAGACCCTAAGGCAGCTTTCCTGCTCGTCTTTCCTTTCACCTATTTCATTAGCAGACGCACCGGAGTCGCTGTGCTTTGGATCGCAGCTATATCCGAGTGGCTAAACCTGGTTTTTAAATG GTTGCTGTTTGGGGAGAGGCCGTTCTGGTGGATAGGGGAATCACGTCTCTTTGTCAACAATCAACCTAAAGTTCATCAGTTTTCGTCTACATGTGAAACAGGCCCAG GCAGTCCGTCAGGACATGCAATGGTGACGGCAGCCGTCTGGTGGGTCGTGGTGTCCTCATTGGGGTCCCTCATGTACTCCCGTACTCGCAG TGTGGTGGTTTCATCTGCTCCATACCTGTTCTATGTGGCGATGCTGGTGGTAGTTGGAATCTCCCGAGTCTTCATCCTTGCCCATTTCCCTCACCAGGTCATTGCTGGCTCCATTACAG GTACATTTCTGGGGATTGTTCTGAGCCAGCGAGCGCCTGAAGGTCGCCCCCTGCTGTTCTTTTTTAGCTTCAGCATTgggctgctgctcagtgctcTGATCCTTCATGCTGGACTGCAGCAGCTGGGGATTGACGTCTCCTG GTCTATTGCTTTGGCAAAAAAATGGTGCAGCCATTCAGAGTGGATTCGCTTGGACACGGCTCCGTTCTCCTCCCTGACTCGAGACTGCGGGGCCCTTTTGGGTTTGGGGCTGGCCCAGTACTGGAAGCCTGGAGGATGGTCTCTGCCCTGGGCTCCTAGGGCTTTATCTCTGGCTATTTCATCCATGGGACTGTATCACGTGAATCGTCTGCCTCTGCCGGTTCGACCGCAAGGCCTCTTCTATGTTCTGTTCTTTGTGAAATTTGTCATTGTGCCTCAGATTGTCATGGTACTGGTTCCTGGACTGGTTCACTtattcacacacaaaaagaagaaggagtag
- the lsm12b gene encoding protein LSM12 homolog A, with protein MAAPGPGEYFSVGSHVSCLTCLGQRVQGEVVAFDYQSKMLTLKCASSSGKPNLNDVILINLAYVSDVDIINDRTETPPPLASLNVSKLANRARTEKEDKLSQAYAISAGVSVEGQQLFQTIHKTIKDCKWQEKNIIVMDDVVISPPYQAENCKGKEGSALSHVRKIVEKHFRDVESQKSMQRSQAQQTQKDSTLSS; from the exons ATGGCGGCTCCTGGACCGGGGGAGTATTTCAGCGTCGGGAGCCATGTCTCTTGCCTCACCTGCTTGGGCCAACGTGTACAAGGAGAAGTGGTCGCCTTTGACTACCAGTCCAAGATGTTAACTCTGA AATGTGCTTCCTCCAGCGGTAAGCCGAACCTAAACGACGTCATTCTGATCAACTTAGCCTATGTATCTGATGTGGACATAATAAATGACCGCACCGAGACTCCACCCCCACTAGCATCACTGAATGTTAGCAAG CTTGCCAATCGAGCACGGACAGAAAAGGAGGACAAGCTGTCCCAAGCCTATGCAATCAGTGCTGGGGTTTCTGTGGAGGGCCAACAGCTATTCCAGACTATTCACAAAAC CATCAAAGACTGTAAATGGCAGGAGAAGAACATTATTGTGATGGACGATGTCGTAATCTCGCCGCCTTACCAGGCTGAGAACTGCAAAGGCAAAGAGGGAAGCGCTTTAAGTCATGTACGCAAAATA GTTGAGAAACATTTTAGAGACGTGGAAAGTCAGAAGTCCATGCAGCGTTCAcaagcacagcaaacacagaaggACTCCACTTTATCTTCTTGA